GTGTGGGTTTCGAATATTTTAGAGGAACTAGTAACGAACTAACGATACCGTAGGTTGCGTAAAGATTTTTTCAATGATATCACATGTAGTATTAGGAGTTGAGTAATAAACTAATACATTAGGATCGCTATATActttataattaaaaaagttaCTATACTTTATAATTACaaaagttaataaaaaatattttttttggccaAAACCTTTATTCTTTTTAGTCTCAACCTAGTCCACTACCTCTCTTTCTTTGCTCGGTTTGTCTCTATTCAGCTCAGCACGTAAGTAGAGTTGCATGTTCAACTCGCACAGTCTATTACCGTCTTCAACATCTGGAAGTTTATTGTTGTCTTCAACATCCAAAGGTAGTTCTCGTACAATGCTGGAGCCAATCCTCCCTATCAAATTCGGCCGAATCTTTTTCAATCTTCCAAAGTTAGCTTGAGAGTTTTTGTCCACTCGATCTCATCTTCCATTTTTCTCGAAATCGGAACGAATCAAACTAGTCGACCGGCCATCATCGGTGATTGTTAATTAAATTCAGCTAATTAAAACTGAAAGGGGAAATCATGGGGAAAATAATGATAGGGAAGTGGGGAATagatttttgcaatcaattaggctgagttcttttcctcactttcccaactcatctctctcgttttcggCGGGCACACTACTCAAACGgttaaacaatgtgtttttttttcaaaaaaattatacacgaaagttgctttaaaaaattacattaatccatttttcaaaaaattagctaatacttaattaatcatgcgttaatacatactctctccgtcccaaaatataacaacttttagccctcagAATTTGTcgcaaaatataacaacctttTCACCAACAttatcttcccaaccaatcacaactcttcaccattcacttttcccacctacctccactactcatccaatcacaacctccaccactcacttctacctactttcttaataaccgtgtccaaccctaaaacttcttatattctgagacggagggagtacatcgttTTGTGTGCCGGCAGGGATGGCAATGGAGACTCGAACCTCGATGGGAATTACTCTATTACAATATGTAAATGGGCTAAAACGATCTATGCACTGTGCCAACTTTTTTTTGCACTTCAAAAACCTCAAAGGTGTCGgtactgttgacggtcgttatagaccaattttgacagtcaatataactaaaataaaggagaactagttatgcttataatgcatatttattttagaataatatatttccacttgtatttgaagtattatTTGTTTGCAGAGATTAAtgaataaataaagaagtaatGAAGGGAAACTTCACTCCTAAGCAAGCTTAAGGATAgaggggcccacatgttaggtGTAAACGTCATGAAAACCGTTATAATTGCCACAACCGCAAtgaggacccacctgtcagcccccTAACCAAAGCTGGAGGCCTGGGCTGGCCTAGGTTCGGTCGAACCATGCTGAACCCTGGCAGCGATGGCTCAACTCGGCCTCCACGTGGACGCTCCAGATGcactcccaatgacggttgcggGGCATTTCCGATAATTCCAACCGCTATAACCGTCATTAGGAGGCTATATAAAGGGGTCACTTcattcacttcaacacacactcaagcaagacTTGATCTCTCTCTCAACTTTAGTTTAGTGCTCTTGTGCTAAGTGGAGTAGTATATAATAGCTTTCGGAGTCCTCGAGTCTTCGGGGGgaattcgggtatggctctagtagtttttatttcctcttttgtaagactttcgAAAATAACAGAATATTTTCTTTATATATTctcggtactttactttttctGAGTATCGGTTTTACTTTATATCTATGTCGTTATAATTGTGTGGTTAGCCTACCAGAGAGAGGTGCAgtggtgtgggtttaatgtcCGATTATTCGGTTGCTCTATGTCATCCATggggatatagagtagtatttaataatgtgGGCGTGGTGTTTAGATTATTAAATATCATTATTTGGACATATATGCTGCGGGATAGTAGAGGTGAGCCactgatggtgatagctcagtacgggtattccttcATGTTAATATGTATTCCGAAGACAATTCCCTGGGGAGTGTActtctccgtatttagccccgggtggacggccatgacaggttgtcgtaagaaAGTCAGCAACccggggtggtctctcgaaacaccagaAATGCACTGTTAGGGGGCCGCACAATTGTATACTAGTAGATGTAGATTAGAATTgagtgtatattagaagtatagaaaTTGATtgcttttctatttcttcttccacATAGCCTAGGATTTATGAATGAGAGAATCAATGTTCTTCTGtttcgtgtcactctacccaTATATATGATTTAACCCCAGCTTAGACGTAAAGTATATAAATTGTTAGCATAGTTCTCTCTTATAAATCTTCCCTtgagattaaataaatacgataccttggaatacttccgggtgaaatgctaaaatggtatatccgtgcgcttgcagattACTTCTGTGACCATAAATATACCAAGGCTATTTCTGTGCTATTGCTGGAAttcatatttctagtaatatcgttaagaaataccatcaGGTAATCAAATGTGTCATCACCGAATTGTCCATCGAGTTCTTAGCCTCTCCCTATTTCTGCTGCTATGTAGCACTGTTCGAGGTGGACACCACAGAGAGCGTGGTGGAGTCTTGACGTGGATAGCCCGAATGACAACTGTATGCATTGTGAGCGCCCTAAGGGCATTCACAGTGCAAGCTACTCAAAAGGAGGAACCTCAGGCTAAGCTCACACCTCTCCCACAGTGCAAAGTTGCTTCAAGAGTTATCTTAGTTTTTCATGTCAGCCCTTGTCATCTTTTATTTTAGTTCTCACATGTTTTCAAACTACATAACATATAAAATTTAGACTAAACACCCTAAAATCTAGAAAGTAGTATAAAATTTCTCCTTATCCCTAAATCTCTCCGTCCCCAGGCCACCACAACTGCACAACGCAGGCCGGCAGCTTCCCGACCTCCTCCCAACCGGCGGCTCAGAGGGCGGCGCGAGAGCTCGCCGGGGTACCTCCTCTCCCGGCCAgcgacgagggcgacggcggaggcacgAGAGTTCACCGGCCTCTCCtcagagggcgacggcggcggcgcgagagctCAACGACGAGTTCGGCGGCGCGCAAGCGGTGGAGGGGGGACGACGACAGATCCATGGtgcccctcctctcccggcTAGCGGCGGTGGGCAAGGAGGCTGGGgacgcggcgccgcggcggcggattgAGAATGCCGAGGCGGTGTCTCGACGACGAATCCGGCGACGGTGCCGTGGAGGCTGGGGACGCAGCGATGCAGCGACGGATCGAGGAGGCCAAGGTGGTGTCTCGACGACGATTCCGGCGACGGTGCCGTGGAGGCTGGGGACGCGGCGACTGTGTCCTCGGTCTTGTCtccacggcgcgggagcggaggacggcgacgaactCGGCGGCACGGAAGCATGGGATGGCGACGAGCTCGGCGAACCGGAGCGGGAGATGAcaacgagctcggcggcgagctTGGCACCACGGATCTGGCAAGCTGCTAGTCCTCTCCTCGCTCTTTCCTccctcgccatcgccgtgaCCCGACCTGCCCTCTGCCATTATTTCCTATTCTTCGGTTTCTCCCCTTCCTCGTCGGCACTTGGTAgtgtcgccggcgagctccaagCCCACTCGGATGTTGGCATGGTGGCGGGTTGgcggggaagaagagaagaatggGGAAGATTTGAGAGTAGCAGCGGGGACCGCTTCCATTTTCCTTTTCGGGCGTGAGGAACTCGGCACCTAACTGGGAGACACAAACCTTGCTAGGGGACGAGACCcacctctttttctcctctacATCAGCGAGGTAACGCGCCAGCTAGATGCATTGCGAGAGGCCTAAGACGGCGCCACACGCAGGCGTGGTCACGGGTGGAGAGGATCCCGACAAAGGCAACCCGGTGGAGACTTTCCTGGAGGATGATGGCGGCTTCAGGCTAGGTAGGGCGGGCGGCATGGCAGGAAGGAGGTGACGGTGAATCGGTGACGGCACTAGGGCGAGCAAGCATGGAGGGCAGAGGGGGCGGCGATGAGAAGGATGGGAGTATGGCCGTGTGGGACTGACGTGGGTAGCGATAATTGTCCCTAGATGGAAAGGAATTGTTCAGGATGGAATGGGTCCGGGGACGTGGAGGCCATTTGACCATTCGATGCGATTGATTTGGGTTGTCGGATTTAACGAATAAGGTTTGTAGGACTGTAGTTGGTAAACCATAGCGTAGATATAGAAGAAACACACCCAATGTTAGTAATTTTTTTGTTGACCGTGATCATCACAAATCCCCCTTTTAAACCTATGGGCAAAATTTTTAATACTACTATCAGGTATTTGAGAATATATAACACGTAGTAAAAAATTTACTACTATATGTGAGGGATGCATTTTAGCGCATCCCATTCAATTAGTATCCACTTAAATTTGGAACTAAATCCTACCTAAAAGATAGGATTGGTTTCTCAGCTTGAAGACATAAATGGATCATATATTACTTTATACTACTACATCAAATATCACGATATCATTATTTGAGCCAATAAAATCCAGATATTTGGCTCGtggttaaagaaaaaaaaaacccagtaTAGATTTTACTCTCACAGATGGCCCTTATAATCAACATTGCGATTCAAAGGATCATTTACATATTTTCTTAACCTCACCAGTACATACAAATAGAAGGATCAGGATCGACATTGGGAAGATGTATATACGTACAAATTGAAGTCGTGTCACACATCTCAAAACAAAACAGATCAGTAAAATCCATGTTTCCGACATTTACCATTGAACCACACCAGTTGGAGCACCTGAAACGAAGAAAACCAACAGGAAAAATCAGCACGATATATGTCACACCTCGCCACCTCCCTCATACTCTTGCCTCGATTTTGAAGGAATCGACGACTGTATGTAGCCTATCCTTGATTTTCTCCCATCTCCTTTCATTTGCTCCAGTTGTCAACGTGTAAAATTTGCCTGCAAAGTCCAAATCAAATCCACAATGAAAATACAATAGATAACAGTGACTAGCACAGCATTACGCAGTCTTTATGGATGCAAGAGTAGAAACAAAATAAGCCGATGGAAATATGTCAACAGCAGACAATACTTTTAGCAGAACATCTTGCTGAGAGAAAAAAGATGTCTGGTAGGAGTCAATACCATTTGCAATGGCAATTGCACCAAGCGCATGCCTGGTGAAATTTGGAGCTTGAGCTGTGAACTCAAAAGTGTAGTAAGTTCTTCCGTCAACGTCATTCTGTGCAATGAGACAGATCTTATGAGTTTAATAATCAAGGAGTAATAGATATTTCCCTTTGCAAAAGGGAACATGGAGAATAGTCAACAAGTTGTCATTTGATTCCTATAACCCAGAGAGAAGTACTAGATAGCCTGCAATTTTTTATGAAGGTTTGACATTACAATGTGTTTATTTTTCTCTAGGTGATATGTATACTAGCGAAGTGTTACAACTTTTAGAATATGGAATAAAAAGATCACttcaaaaacaacaaaaaaggaCAACACAATGCAGCAAATGCATATCATTTAGGGATAAGAAATAACCTTTTTGATCTTAGATTAAGGTCcggtatatatacatacaaatAAAATAACCTGCAATGCTACGGGATGATAAAATAGATTGCTGCAAAAGTAGGCAGATGCAGTTTCATTTCAACTGGAAATAACATAAGAGATAATAAAGGGGTGTCAAACAAAAATACATTTATGGCATTCTCATATTCTGTGTATTTGTGTTTTATGATAAATGTAGATATGATCACTTTTACTCCACATTAGTACTACTTCACATGGCAATTTCAATAAATGGTGGCTGATAGCCTGTTGGCTCTACTTACTAGAAATACATAAGTTGGACAATTCAACATGAATGAGGTGGATTAGAAATTCTGAATTGCATTATTGCGTGACATCTTGCACGAACAATTGGATAAAAAAGGCACCTCTTTTGCTTCAATTAACTTTGTCTTTTGCGTAGGTGCGGCAAGAACCTTTCGTATAAGAGCTTCAGCAACCTAAATACAAATCATGGTGGATAAGATTTTGCACCTTCTCACCATACAACTGCAGAGACATGACCAAATGTTTgacgaaaagaagaaaaaaaaataaacctgaTCTGGAGGACCAAGTTCACGGATGTCTTGCTTGCTGGTTGGAATTGTGTTGACGCTCACACTTTCCAAAGGCTCTATGACATCTTTGTAAACCTTATCTTGCCCTTGAACAACCACTTCCTGGATAAGTACAAACTCACAATGAAATGAAGGAATCGAAATGCAACCTTACATCATGCGAACCTTTAGCAATGATGGTTTATTACCTGCCATCCAAATGGGTAGAGGAAGGAGTATCCATCCTTCTTGTCGGTTACAGGTAAGAACCCTTTCTTAGCCTCTGCTGCGTCTATACCACATCAGAATGGCACTCAGGCACATGGTATTGACCAAACAAACCATTCACAAGTCTGAGTGCTACTACAGTCAAGTATTATCACACTTGTACCACTCTACACTAATATATTAATATGGAAGGACAACTCACTTGCTGCCAGATTAGGCCAAGAAAGAAACACAGCAGCCCCTGCAGCTAGCAACATCCTCCGCCTAGAGCTCTCTAGTTCTCTCTTGATGCTTTGCCTTCCTTAGCAATAAGGAAACAAATCCCAAATAAGATTGGGTTTGAAATTGAAAACGGTGAAAAAGTTACAATTGGATTTGAAAAGATAGATGAATGAATCATGTTTATGAAAACACCCATGCAAGTCCAAGAACATGCCTACACGTGTATGGTACCTAAGCAGGCTTATAGTTTcattatatctatctattatatactaaaagtctattaaacttgctacaaacgctcctaagccgccacgtggcaccccTACAAACGCTCATGTGATGCCACGTGGCAAACAAAACACCTAACCGTCAAATTTCAATTAATTTGGTGGACCtatcattaatttttatttttagccattagaaaaaatccttaaaaggaaaaacaaatccCATCTACCTCCACCTCCCTCCCCCTACGTCCCCGTAAGTACATACCCCACAGTCACATACGTACATGACTGTACGCACATCTCCCCTCTGTCTCGCCCCTTCTCACATCTTCCTATTTAAATAGCTAGCAATTGAATGTAAATATTGCCTAAAAAATTCAATGGAAAATATAATGAGTTAAATAACCATAATGTCTAAGCaatattttcagtttttaatttattgtaattatattgttatttataATAAACCGATAATTTAAGATCAATATTGCTCATATTTTACCATGTACAAAAATATGTGGTCAGACATAGACCTTGTCCTTTTCACCGAACCAAATAATAAAAAAGCATTATAAAAACTTCGTAACAAATATTATATCATtgtaaataattttataaaattaaattggATCGATAGCATCAAAGCTAAAGAAAATTATAAATTCAACCGTGAACAAATTCAACATAAAAGAATAATTTATTTACTATGTTTTGCATGCAATATGAATTTTCATAAAAAATGTGACATAATTTCACATTAATAGGCTATAAACATGTTAAAATAATTTCACATTATATCACTTGGCAAATAAACACGCTAATTTGAATCTATAAACGTAAAAATGAACTAACTTAGTTGTGATTTTCTTTCAAGTAGGTATGATTCAAATTTTAATATGTGTGAGATTAACATTCTCAAACCATTTCAGGGTTTTTTGAGGTCATCTCCATCGCCTGTTGGCATATCTGGAAGCAGAGGAATGCTCTTATCTTCAGAAATATCTCTCCTTTGGTCCAAAACTGGCTTAGGTCTTTTAAGGAAGAAATTCTCCTGCATTTTTGTAGGATGAATGGTGCTCTTTTAAATTCGGTTTCTTCCTGGTTACAAACTTTGTAATATCTGGGACTGTGGACTCTTCATGTATTCTTTTGTAATTTTGCTTTTGCTTTAATAAATTAAAACTACTGGGCGGCGCCTAGTAGTATTTTGGATAAAAAAGAACATTCTCAAACCATTTCGAGTTTCTTTTCAAAACTATTTAGTATCTATTTGAGGTGTAGGAATCATAAATGGCACATAGATATGAAAACAAAtcaccaaaaatattttcaaccaaTGATCTTGCTACGGTGCAAATACCCATTAATCCATGGCAAGAATTTTGGCTATACATTTAGGTTTTTTACTTTGCTATTTAAAAATACCCATTAATCCTTGGCAAGACTTTTGGCCATTTTATTTTGCTAATTAATTTTTTGCCACAATTGAACAATATAACGACATACTATATGCATCAAGTActcatcattatattttcttgatGGATCTATGTCATGCATCCCACTAGCCCGATTGTAACTACggagcgtcatacattaaaacaCGGAAGGAGTACATAGTAGCAAGCTAAGTACAAGTGAACTTTTAGAATTCTAATCTTTAAACAATAATATTTCACATcacatattatatttttgaacCATTTTCACCATAGTGCTTTAAAAAAAGAGCTCTacaaaactagatccatcatcACTATATTTTAATGACATTATAACGACGTTATTGCAAGACAATAGTCATGTTACTACACGATGATTTTTCGATTACTGCGCAATACCTGCGATACAAAGACAACAAAGAGGTGGATGTGGGGAAGTGAGTAGGCGGGTTTGACCGGGGTCTGACCGATGGGAGGACGCTTTAACCGCCCTTGGACCAAGGTGGGAGGTGGGGTTGATCCAtgggaggggggtgtagaatagttatatcctattctacaccccccccTTCTCTCATGGGCCAACCCCCACCTTCCGCACCCTTGCTAAAGCCCaaaacccacctcccacctcggtcaaagCCTGCTCCCGCCGGTCAGACCTCGGTCAAACCCGCCCACTAActcccccccacacacacacctcTTTACGTCCTCGTCTCGTAAGAATTGCGCAGTAACAGGACGACCATCATGCAGTAAAACGACTACTTTGTTGCAGTAACAACATCAAAAAATAGCCATGATGAATCTAGTTTTGTTAAGTGCTATTTTACGAACATTACGGTGACGACAGATTAGAAAAACAATATATAACGTGAGAGATATTGTgctctaaagattgagatttacacATTTTTTAGTTCTCGTCTTGCTGGAACGGCGTAGTAACATGACAGTCAATGTGTAGTAACACGACTACTTTCGCAGTAATGACGTTACaaaatagtcatgatggatctagttttgtTAAGCACTTTTTAAATAACGTCATGGTGCAAATGGATTAGAAAAACAAGatatgatgtgagagatattgctctctaaagattgaaATTTAAATGGTTTGAGCTCTACACAAGCATTTCTATTTGTAGCACCACTGTTACTGTTACACGCTCTCTGCTACTGCAATTTTCATCATGTGTTACTGCAGAAAGTGCAATAACGACCTACAATTTTTGCAGTAACGTATCTTGTTGCTGTCATTCTATGATAATGTTACGACCGAATCATTGTAACAAGGTGTGATTGATATAGTAACATCCTACAATAATATAACTGATTTATTCTCACAAAATTTGAGCAGACATACAGAGTAAACAAACAATGATCTCTAATCAGTGTCATAGGGTGATTTGATTAGGAGAGCTAGCTATGAGCCATGAGATTATGGGTTCTAGTTTTGAATTCAccaatttattttaaatttttctaGGTTAAGATGGTTTTCTTGAGAGCGAAAAAAATGTGAGAGGAAAGAGAGGAGCTCTGAtatgagagaagagaaaaacgagagagaaaaaaaggaagggaaaGGAAGAGGAGGGCGCCGATATAGGGGATGTAGGAGGTAGatcaggaggagaggagggcccCGGTCtaggaggtggagggagatcgggaggagagagagagagagagtagcgaGTTGTGTTTTTCTTGGGTACTCGACCTCCTACAAGGGATACCGATGTCTGGATCTCTCCACTCGCCGCATCATCATTTCATGCCACGTCGTGTTTGACAGATCACAATTTCCCTTCGCGGCGACTCCCCCTGTTGCCTTGTCTTTTGACTTTTTGCTGCAGGGACTCCCTCCAGCGCTCGCTCCCTCATCAGAGGTTGAGCAACCGCGACCTCTCATGGTGGCTCTCTCCTCGGAGGTTGAGCAACCGCGACACCTTACGGTGGCTCCCTCCATGGAGGTTGAGCAACCGTACCTTCCCCTCTTCGGCCGACGCTTGCCGAACGACACCGTCACCACGGCAAGCGGCACACGATTGGCTAGGGCACCCTTGATCGGCGCTTCCTCAACCGGCGCTGCCCCGTCGACTAGTGCCACCTGAGCCGGCACCATCGTCTCACCCTTCCGCCATGTCTACACCCATCAGGCCACCATGACGGTatcgtcatcatcttcaaccGATGTGGTTGCCACGGCTGTTGCTCCTCAACCGCATTCCATGGTGACGCGCTCCCAGACTGGCTCCCTACGGCCGGTTGACCGGGTGACCTACACGGCTACCCACGCTACTGCCTCTCCTGTTTCGGTCAACTATCGCAATGCGTTGGCTGATCCCAACTAGCGCACTGCCATGGCTGACGAGTACAAGGCGTTGGTCGACAACGGCACTTGGCGTCTTGTTCCTCGCCCCCCTGGGGCCAACATTGTTACAGGCAAGTGGATATTCACACACAAGTTCCACTCTGACGGCTCTCTTGCCCGTCACAAGGCCCGTTGGGTGGTCCGTGGTTACTCGCAGCAGCATGGCATCGACTACGACGAGACATTTAGCCCGGTTGTCAAGCCGGCCACAATACGGGTTGTTCTCAGCATCGTTGCATCCCGTGCTTGGCCAATTTATCAACTGGACGTGAAGAACGCATTTGTTCATGGTCACCTAAAGAAGACCGTGTAATGTCAGCAATCCTCCGGGTTTGTTGACCTTGCTGCCCCTGATGTTGTCTGTCTATTGCAGAAGTCCCTATATGGACTAAAGCAGGCTCCCCGTGCGTGGTACCAACGGTTTGCCACGTACATTCGATAGATGGGATTTATGCCTTGGGCGTCCGATACATCTCTCTTTGTATACAAAGATGGAGATCGTATTACCTATCTTTTGCTGTACATCAACGATATCATCCTCACTGCTTCGACCACATCACTACTTCAGCAGCTTACAGCACGCCTCCACTCCGAGTTCGCCATGACAGACCTTGGTGACCACTTCTTCCTCGGCATCTCCGTGACGCGCTCCTCTGCCGGCCTCTTACTCTCGCAACGCCAGTACGTTGTGGATCTTCTTCAGCGGACCGGCATGGCCGAGTGCCACTCTACCTCGACACCAGTCGACACTCGTGCCAAGCTCTCCGCCATAGACGGCATGCCCGTCGCCCACCCTTCGGAGTACAGGAGCATCGCTGGTGTTCTACAGTACCTCACGTTGACTCGACCGGATTTGGCATACGTCGTTCAGCAGGTCTGCCTCTTCATGCATGATCCGCGGAAGACTTGGTCAAGCGTATCCTCCGGTACGTTAAGGGAAATCTCTCCACTGGCCTCCACATCGGCTCCGACACGATTCAGACCCTGACGGCATACTCCGATGCGGATTTTCAGTCCAGTCTTTGCGTTTGTGATCCTCCCGCTGCGACTGCGGGCGGGTATTAGGATTATTTATTAGTCCTTAGGTTGTTTATCTTCTAGACCTTTGGTCTTATCTAACTTATAGCTTTTGGTGTAACTCACCACTAGCATTAAGTGTGACTCTTGGTCTTATGAACAATTAAGTGTAactcaactatatatatatatatatatatatatatatatatatatatgagaattCACCTCCACCCATTGTGAGAGGCATCCATTCCACTTTCTCTACAAGATCGATTCATAGTGATTCTTAGGCGCCGGCGTTGATCCATCCTTCGTCCAGCCAGGGCGTTTTTTTTAATTGctgacatatatgtatgtatgtataatatttgttaaaaaaagagtccctaaacattcaattaaaaaaaaggaaaatcaccttatttttaatttacacataatttgttaGAAATATTTCCTTAACAAATAATCGTCACAGAGATGAATTAAAGACTATATTGTATAAAGCTAACGAAAATTATCTAAGCAATACAGATGAAGAAAATTTGTGAAGAAACATTATTTTAAAGAATGGAAGTTGCCATACAGTTGATATtttactattataaatttatcaAACGTACCTACGATAAGTGCACGTGTGAATGGGCGGGCTACCTtttactattataaatttatcaAACGTAACCCACGATAAGTGCCCATGCGAATgggcgggctaccttcctagttatttaAATCCAGAATATATCAGCAGTCATAGTAATTAAAGTTCTCCATGGGGAAATCTTATAAAACAAAGATTGAAATACCAAACCACAGAATCTTCCAAATACCTCTATAGAAGCTAACCTGAATACAGGCAATTATCCTGAATCAGAACATGTAAGTTTGCTATTTTTTCTTCacagaaaaaataaaagcaaGAATCTACAAGAACTAACCAAACCTTGCGAATATTATGCTTATACCTCTCCATAGTAGCAAGAATCTCCATGCACCTGGTAGCAAGATCATTCTTGGCAAAAACATGCACTAAAGCCACAAAGTTTCCGTGTAAAGGGTGCACCCCAGAACTTAACTCCCTTCTAAGAGATTGCATCTgtattaaataaatatatcatTAACATTTTATAAACCCTGTGAATGTATCTCATAGAATAAATATCTTTACATTTATTTATCAACTATACCGATTATCCATGAGAGCAAGAAAGTTCTGCAGAAATAGTAATTAAGCACTTGCTACAAAGTTAGAACATATCGGTCCTACCATAATCTTAGATCCATCACCAAAATAAAGGACATGACCACACTTAACTTACAGATGAGATTCCAAAACTA
Above is a window of Oryza sativa Japonica Group chromosome 10, ASM3414082v1 DNA encoding:
- the LOC4348816 gene encoding uncharacterized protein isoform X2, with the protein product MATPSTSASGPAPAPAPASSAFPLTAAARFLRVSAFSSTRAFALAERRRTPRCRLSEVGGGDRSVAAGRSPGPRSFHGLVLSGNAEGAMQSLRRELSSGMHPLRENFVALVHVFAKNDLTTKGMEILAAMERQSIKSEADTFRPAKIQEAFGMRRCSKSLLQLGTLPCCTMAWLSFAQTAQASEGTNINMVYEVGELFELGIQLSYLLILLGLLGAGTFFVIRQVLVRRELDLSAKELQMQSLRRELSSGVHPLHGNFVALVHVFAKNDLATRCMEILATMERQSIKRELESSRRRMLLAAGAAVFLSWPNLAANAAEAKKGFLPVTDKKDGYSFLYPFGWQEVVVQGQDKVYKDVIEPLESVSVNTIPTSKQDIRELGPPDQVAEALIRKVLAAPTQKTKLIEAKENDVDGRTYYTFEFTAQAPNFTRHALGAIAIANGKFYTLTTGANERRWEKIKDRLHTVVDSFKIEVLQLVWFNGKCRKHGFY